A window from Triplophysa dalaica isolate WHDGS20190420 chromosome 3, ASM1584641v1, whole genome shotgun sequence encodes these proteins:
- the LOC130418227 gene encoding gastrula zinc finger protein XlCGF52.1-like gives MEIEDLSDPEPRSVTNESIDEDDDEGGEVMQVNESEYLNVVEQYQEQQDFISGDESLSSSDTENNSSQDDIQANTLFICPECGKSFTRKGHLKIHMVTHTGERPYTCPECGSSFTCKASLKDHCKIHSGEKPFTCPQCESSFARQEDLKRHIRIHTGEKPFTCPQCEKSFTCSGDLKRHLRTHNGEKPFPCPDCGKSFAQKEGLKEHEKIHTGEKLSACMLCGKSFTHPRSLKRHMKIHSGEKLHQCQECGKRFAEAGNLKTHLLSHSGERPFHCDQCDKKFFLAVHLKTHMRIHEDERRYVCSFCGKSFLWLHGFKDHLKTHIGDKSYECLECGSTFARAAELKVHERIHTGEKPYKCSQCEKCFTQSGALKVHERVHTGEKPYLCPSCGKTFSRYGNLGKHLKTACPKSSQ, from the exons CACGCAGCGTCACTAATGAAAGTATTGacgaagatgatgatgaaggagGAG aggtGATGCAGGTCAATGAAAGTGAATATTTGAATGTAGTGGAGCAGTATCAGGAACAGCAGGATTTCATAAGTGGAGATGAATCTCTAAGTTCCTCAGACACGGAAAATAATTCTTCACAAGATGACATACAAGCTAACACATTGTTCATCTGTCCcgagtgtggaaagagtttcacgcGTAAAGGACACCTGAAGATTCACATGGTTACTCACACCGGTGAGAGGCCTTACACATGTCCTGAGTGTGGAAGCAGTTTCACGTGTAAAGCGAGCCTTAAGGATCACTGTAAAATTCACTctggagagaaacctttcaCATGCCCTCAGTGCGAGTCCAGTTTTGCTCGTCAAGAAGACCTTAAGAGGCACATAAGGATTCATACTGGCGAAAAGCCTTTCACCTGCCCTCAGTGCGAAAAGAGTTTCACATGTTCAGGAGACCTGAAGAGGCATTTAAGAACCCACAATGGAGAGAAGCCTTTTCCCTGCCCTGATTGCGGAAAGAGCTTCGCACAAAAAGAAGGCCTCAAGGAACATGAAaaaattcacaccggagagaagcTTTCTGCATGCATGttgtgtggaaagagtttcacacatcCAAGAAGCCTTAAAAGGCACATGAAAATCCATTCTGGAGAGAAATTGCATCAGTGTCAAGAGTGTGGCAAGAGATTTGCTGAGGCAGGCAATCTGAAAACCCATCTGCTCTCTCACTCAGGAGAGAGACCCTTCCACTGCGATCAGTGCGATAAAAAGTTCTTTTTGGCCGTACACCTTAAGACGCACATGAGGATTCATGAAGACGAGAGGCGTTACGTGTGTTCTTTCTGTGGAAAGAGTTTCTTATGGCTGCACGGTTTTAAAGACCatctaaaaacacatattgGCGACAAGTCTTATGAGTGCTTGGAGTGCGGGAGCACATTTGCTAGAGCTGCTGAATTGAAAGTGCACGAGAGAATCCATACCGGCGAAAAACCCTACAAGTGTTCACAATGTGAGAAGTGTTTCACTCAGTCAGGAGCCCTGAAGGTACACGAGAGAGTTCATACTGGAGAGAAGCCGTACCTATGCCCATCATGCGGAAAGACTTTCAGCCGATATGGTAATTtgggaaaacatttaaaaacggCTTGTCCAAAATCGTCACAGTAA